GAGAGCAAGAGAATTCTGCGGTCCACCAGTCAAATATGATCCTTCAGCACCAATTCTGCAACACCTTTCAGTGATGCAGCTGCCTTGAGCAGATCAGATTCCGTATGGCCTGAGGAGACGAACAATCTAATTCCTAATGGAAGACGACTTTTATCAAGTGTTGACTTTTTGGAGGCGACCACAAAGATGGAATGCTCCTTCAACAACTGCAAAACCGCAACCATTACAATTAAGAAAGTAGAGAGGCAGAAAAGGATTCAGAAAAGTGTAATTAAGGTAACCATTTACTTACACGGTTGGCAATatcttgaaggagtttgagttGCAGTTCACTCTTCACAGAATCTGCTTTCTCTAGTCTGAGGAAGACAATCGGGGATTCTGGACTGCTAGCGAATGAGAGGCCCTGTATACCTGACAATCCTGCACACCACATCACATCACATCAcatttcatttctcaatcaAGAGCATCATAATGCAAGGCAGGCAGTAAGTGATCTCACAAAGCAAAGGGATGCCAAGGAAATTGATCGAGTGATGAGTAAACCATGGCGCTGACAACTGTCCAGATACAGAATAAAGAGCAGCAAACTACATGCATGTGAATAGGAGATCAAGAACATACCTTTCCATAATATGGCAATAtttttcttcagctttgttatcAGACCAGGGTTTTCCTCGAGGATATCAATGGCAGTAATGGCAGCACTTGCAAGATATGGGGGCAAAGAAGCAGAAAAGACGTACCCAGAGCTACTCAATCGCTGCCAAATACCATATCCCAAAATTTTATCATTTAGAAActtctgattttttttgtttaatatatGCATGTACATACAAGTGATTGAGAGCACATAATTAAGCATTCATTACAATAGAAAGATAAGAAAGTCATTTTCTTGTTAAaaatttcatctatcaacagAGACATCATATAAATGGTTAATAGTATGTATTCAGTAAACATACTTGGTGATCGGTGACTCTAGCACTTCCAGTGCAGaatcctccttctgtggctaaTGCGTGTCCCATTGCAGCAGTAATAATATCTATTTTTTCAACCTGCAAAATCACACCACCAGAAATCACAAACAGGTAACGGATCAATAGTTATGAGAGATACAAAAaaagaagggtttctaaaaatACCGGAATCCCGCAGTATTCAGTTAGACCTCTTCCAGATTTTCCAAGCACGCCAAATGAGTTACTCTCATCCAATAACACACGAAACTTATATTTCTCCTTCAATTCAACTATCTTGTCTAAGGGGGCTATTTGGCCAGAATTCTGcaaattttattaaaaggagaaaaatttcaaataaaatcAACCTACATCTAATTGCATTCAGCTATTGAAGTTCTCAGCAAAACTGAAGACAATTTGTCAGCATGCAAGTGACAGTGTTGAATGCTGAAAAGACAGTTTGCTTTTCTATTTGCCAGTGGTTCACGTAGAGATGGAAGCTTTCCTCAAAATGTAACATGATGCCAATACTttaagaaaaaccctaaaaaaattgcGTGCGCTGAAGTATAAGCAACCTATTTCATGAAAGTGGATGATGCTGGATTGAATCATAAAACAGCTCACAACatataaaaaatgaattaaataaaatttgatataagtAATAGACTGGGATACCTGGTATACAGCTTCAACTACAATGTAGCGCCGCAATTTCTTAACTCGCCCACTTTTCTTATTTGAAGTGAGTTCCTCCAGAATTTTCCTTAAATCTTCCATGTCGTTGTGCTTGAAATACTTGATTGTGCTTCTAGAAAGATGAAGACCATTTTGTATTCCCCAATGGACACCCTCATCtctagaaaaaggaaaaagaaaccgCCTTACATGTATATTCATATACAAACAGAATTTTTCATGAAATCATTTTAGCAGCATGAGGTCCATCGACACTAAGGAAGGTACAAGATCATACAATAGAAACCCGGTGGGAATAAAATTTCACTAAAAGTTATTCCATGTCATGCAAATACATCAAAGAAAAGAAGTTTACATCAGCAAAAAGGAAC
Above is a window of Malus sylvestris chromosome 15, drMalSylv7.2, whole genome shotgun sequence DNA encoding:
- the LOC126605470 gene encoding long chain base biosynthesis protein 1-like isoform X2: MLYEPPVLESAAGPHTIINGKEVVNFASANYLGLIGHEKLLESCNSALEKYGVGSCGPRGFYGTIDVHLDCEARIANFLGTPDSILYSYGLSTMFSAIPAFAKKGDIIVVDEGVHWGIQNGLHLSRSTIKYFKHNDMEDLRKILEELTSNKKSGRVKKLRRYIVVEAVYQNSGQIAPLDKIVELKEKYKFRVLLDESNSFGVLGKSGRGLTEYCGIPVEKIDIITAAMGHALATEGGFCTGSARVTDHQRLSSSGYVFSASLPPYLASAAITAIDILEENPGLITKLKKNIAILWKGLSGIQGLSFASSPESPIVFLRLEKADSVKSELQLKLLQDIANRLLKEHSIFVVASKKSTLDKSRLPLGIRLFVSSGHTESDLLKAAASLKGVAELVLKDHI
- the LOC126605470 gene encoding long chain base biosynthesis protein 1-like isoform X1, with product MSSSVMDIVNATVDWVTATLDAPSSRAVIFGFPIGGHLFVEVLLFLVIVYLFSQNSYRPPRRPLTEQEKDELCEEWVPDPLIPSITDEMLYEPPVLESAAGPHTIINGKEVVNFASANYLGLIGHEKLLESCNSALEKYGVGSCGPRGFYGTIDVHLDCEARIANFLGTPDSILYSYGLSTMFSAIPAFAKKGDIIVVDEGVHWGIQNGLHLSRSTIKYFKHNDMEDLRKILEELTSNKKSGRVKKLRRYIVVEAVYQNSGQIAPLDKIVELKEKYKFRVLLDESNSFGVLGKSGRGLTEYCGIPVEKIDIITAAMGHALATEGGFCTGSARVTDHQRLSSSGYVFSASLPPYLASAAITAIDILEENPGLITKLKKNIAILWKGLSGIQGLSFASSPESPIVFLRLEKADSVKSELQLKLLQDIANRLLKEHSIFVVASKKSTLDKSRLPLGIRLFVSSGHTESDLLKAAASLKGVAELVLKDHI